Proteins from a genomic interval of Macrobrachium nipponense isolate FS-2020 chromosome 33, ASM1510439v2, whole genome shotgun sequence:
- the LOC135203193 gene encoding mucin-2-like, whose protein sequence is MMWKQKLQLILLLLIWATLIRTGEGLEYQSSTDEDTMKLNPSIITFDLQNPVIVLTPKQFDEHDRALEVQPLKSGRDLVGWAGQGDHRNTSKVLPPLSFPKWVPDSHPVKEKHWTAIVEALESTATQPPQQTFIKTPPHTGLRLHSDLQTTETPDSFNKFSIDNLFSPELFNPLQVFLPNQKRRHDNQRNTDNRRQHNRQNLHVPLKINSNNDETSKTLTFTTWPNTGHNDALQGIAEEDIKQLTQPVMEKRPTYDATFDQAPSSQLSATSMATKNAILWPDLANAQSSPLQSVHVSSTNLGQFNHTNNNDKPTQWPDFRDTTSTRPFPASPQLKNNTGKIFFQTDTVSPNKQSTYSPPEPMPNKISNLPVPPVGTTFNNPLYRKDDTQNEGTKALPNLENHPLNKDLHTQSDKISEAAKEVYSQPWLHAAVQHDLKEWGYPYDNSAPPNPFKYTKQNHLLTNQSRVSGDSTASQQILPHYGHIDTQESHITEHYVPGPAGNKRARLNAPKHGKKPILLPIDSISIDISPYFREATSLHSISKPDAPLNVPYESQIINHHTSDTYQANTPHKSAVERQGGNAFRNIMRPFRNIFQLGREPRNNLPNRQQFTRQLPSPQNLPTEMQPPPILFSQFPDFGPPKGDDIVSEVQHQQENEVGGFQESFNSEQLEPETILDDTNPNLLFQQQPEGEAQGFFLPPADLIQQNNIINNQNTQGETQFEPPILAHNEDLPPFPNTIQDEPSFFNPPTLPNPAPSTNPPFIPWPNLRTTATTTLVPTEPPPTSQPGFSFFNQSPTLRPFRLPTLPRMRFLNPFNVFRSRETPNTNTNGIFSWFPSLTSKTDNQREEDTENKGTNWPNLKLGSDAHEFPLHPVTTDVNIRPLRNVGSSNKNKGNGFTFKPQLSTVIHHNKPTLPFVQNTLNYQTHATISPHYKLSTALSQSPEIHQINQSDNVATKVTHTSHNLPTSTEKYFDDEIFIVSSDNDDQQLKGDSAVNPQTNPARKSFPQTDSYNESLGPSMIKFTIDDVIDSSFRDNGKQFDTKLQSPNTKGAENLQLTGDMEFAPSEEKAIVAVFQDAATPPSILADIDNQTNTDSQSIPDTTTKNTLMITLVPQNSRNITSGNENLPSNLKQVKPKFQLPMTHFSKPTTPTSSTTASVTTNSPIYSGFTSSHIPFEALSENKPVRQIFSSIATPLPTPQNQATTAYAPNTNPLSHHFPSTLKPSTYHLNKNSEIKYSNPILQQPHTSNIHNSNLKIDSFVTTTRTPHKSNFVTINWRDSIPDENSPHQLSDNQGRSKIKGFMPEASSRITIIEATPMPKEGEVFPTAKYFKTMPSSPKTTTPGYDHAATQEITTIPTSSPSILLWRNNATPSSLVTTKQVLMPGHLNHRTMTMLPKVDSGLTINNDGQNLTKHSQNHTNKFKITYNSPARKISHAHKTEKPALEMEALSTSLISSTLIKMTDNQHIPNRNPAEETGETNTYQRVSTVEATEQKPQALSTDLQKTLHASSLSQNSSQNTKSDQEKTLISTTSSTTRPLLAGRQTRYNSLQRLRDFMASKRNDKNETSTTEPTTLPTYHLSTSSPLPNTTPTQITSPSLHHTSYRSSKQRVRLSTTITPPQRTTPTTRQPWYTLTTTTLPTATASISHSSDPSNFKQTDHELSGSSSKTSYEWRPPIHDVDLQDHPEMFDLYNWESAKVDKAQDRYDTSSNLHYESEADEKHTNSWLPGQNPQASSHIRIPRSNPIIILKEKQALSSSIPQVQDDTTTFGHINRAWKNLKENSGHNKKR, encoded by the exons atgtggaaGCAGAAACTACAATTAATATTACTACTGCTGATATGGGCAACCCTCATCAGAACAGGGGAGGGTTTAGAATATCAATCGAGCACTGATGAAGATACAATGAAGCTTAATCCATCAATAATTACCTTTGACCTACAAAACCCTGTCATTGTTTTAACACCAAAGCAGTTTGATGAACACGATCGTGCTTTGGAGGTACAACCTCTTAAATCTGGCAGAGATCTGGTTGGATGGGCAGGGCAAGGGGATCACAGAAATACTTCAAAAGTACTTCCTCCTCTTAGTTTTCCTAAATGGGTACCAGACTCTCACCCTGTAAAAGAAAAGCACTGGACGGCTATAGTAGAAGCTCTTGAGAGCACAGCAACACAGCCACCTCAACAAACTTTTATTAAGACTCCACCTCATACAGGACTGCGATTGCATAGTGACTTACAAACAACAGAAACACCAGATTCCTTTAACAAATTTTCTATTGACAATTTATTCTCTCCAGAGTTATTTAACCCCTTACAAGTATTTCTCCCAAACCAAAAGCGTAGGCATGACAATCAAAGGAACACCGACAATCGGAGACAACACAATCGCCAAAACTTACATGTCCCACTTAAAATAAATAGCAATAATGATGAAACTTCTAAAACACTCACATTTACCACCTGGCCAAATACTGGACACAACGATGCACTTCAAGGCATTGCAGAAGAAGACATCAAGCAACTTACACAGCCTGTGATGGAGAAGAGGCCAACTTACGATGCAACATTCGACCAGGCTCCTAGTTCACAGTTGTCTGCAACCTCTATGGCAACTAAAAATGCAATACTATGGCCTGACCTTGCAAATGCACAAAGCTCTCCCTTGCAATCAGTACATGTTTCCTCCACAAATCTAGGTCAATTTAACCATACAAACAACAATGATAAACCCACCCAGTGGCCTGACTTTAGAGATACAACCAGTACACGACCATTCCCAGCTTCGCCTCAACTGAAAAATAATACTGGAAAGATTTTCTTTCAGACTGACACAGTTTCACCAAACAAACAGTCTACCTACTCACCTCCCGAACCAATGCCTAATAAGATCAGTAATTTACCAGTTCCTCCGGTAGGTACAACCTTCAATAACCCTCTTTACAGAAAGGATGACACGCAAAATGAAGGAACAAAGGCATTACCAAATCTGGAAAATCATCCATTAAACAAGGACCTTCACactcaaagtgacaaaatatctGAAGCTGCTAAGGAAGTCTACAGCCAACCATGGCTTCACGCTGCAGTTCAACATGACCTTAAAGAATGGGGATACCCATATGATAATAGTGCCCCACCAAACCCTTTTAAATATACTAAGCAAAACCACCTTTTAACCAATCAAAGCAGAGTAAGTGGTGATTCAACAGCATCTCAACAAATTTTACCTCATTATGGACATATAGATACACAAGAGTCACACATAACTGAACATTATGTTCCGGGACCAGCTGGTAACAAAAGAGCTCGTTTAAATGCACCAAAACATGGTAAAAAGCCAATTCTCCTACCAATAGATTCAATATCAATTGATATATCCCCATATTTTCGTGAAGCAACAAGCTTGCATTCAATCTCAAAACCAGATGCCCCACTTAATGTTCCTTATGAATCCCAAATTATCAACCATCATACATCTGACACCTATCAAGCCAATACTCCACATAAATCTGCAGTAGAACGACAAGGAGGTAATGCATTCCGTAATATCATGAGACCCTTTCGTAATATATTTCAGTTAGGCAGAGAGCCTCGTAATAATCTTCCTAACAGGCAACAGTTTACAAGGCAACTCCCATCACCTCAAAATCTTCCTACAGAAATGCAACCTCCACCAATTTTATTCTCACAGTTTCCTGACTTTGGACCTCCTAAAGGAGATGACATTGTCTCAGAAGTTCAACACCAACAAGAAAATGAAGTCGGAGGCTTCCAAGAATCATTTAATTCAGAACAATTAGAACCTGAAACAATATTAGACGACACAAACCCTAACCTGTTATTTCAGCAACAACCTGAAGGTGAGGCTCAAGGGTTTTTTTTACCTCCAGCTGACCTAATACAGCAAAACAATATAATTAACAATCAAAATACACAAGGTGAGACCCAGTTTGAGCCACCCATACTTGCACACAATGAAGATTTACCTCCTTTTCCAAACACAATACAAGATGAACCATCATTTTTCAATCCTCCAACATTACCAAACCCAGCACCATCAACGAATCCTCCCTTTATTCCTTGGCCAAACTTAAggactactgctactactaccctTGTTCCCACAGAGCCTCCCCCAACTTCCCAACcaggattttcattctttaacCAATCCCCAACACTGCGTCCTTTCCGTCTACCCACTCTCCCTAGAATGCGGTTTCTTAACCCATTCAACGTGTTCCGGAGCCGCGAGACTCCAAACACAAATACCAATGGTATTTTTTCTTGGTTCCCTTCTCTTACATCAAAGACAGATAATCAGAGGGAGGAGGATACTGAAAACAAAGGTACCAATTGGCCTAACCTCAAGTTGGGTTCTGATGCCCATGAATTTCCTTTACATCCAGTTACAACAGATGTGAATATCAGACCCTTAAGAAATGTAGGTAGTagcaataaaaacaaaggaaatggtTTTACATTTAAACCTCAACTCTCTACAGTCATTCACCACAACAAACCCACCCTGCCTTttgtacaaaacacattaaactaTCAAACACATGCAACTATATCCCCTCACTATAAATTGTCAACAGCATTAAGCCAATCACCTGAAATTCATCAAATAAACCAAAGTGACAATGTCGCAACAAAAGTGACTCATACATCACACAACTTGCCAACCTCAACAGAAAAATACTTCGATGATGAAATATTCATAGTGTCTTCTGACAATGACGACCAACAACTGAAAGGAGATTCGGCTGTAAATCCCCAAACTAATCCTGCAAGGAAGTCTTTTCCCCAAACTGACTCGTACAATGAAAGCTTAGGACCCTCTATGATAAAGTTCACTATTGATGATGTCATTGACAGCTCTTTTCGTGACAATGGTAAACAATTTGATACAAAATTGCAATCACCTAATACGAAAGGTGCAGAAAACTTACAGTTGACGGGAGACATGGAATTTGCCCCATCTGAAGAAAAGGCAATTGTAGCTGTATTTCAGGATGCTGCAACACCACCTTCAATATTAGCAGATATAGACAACCAAACTAATACTGATTCACAATCTATCCCTGATACAACCACCAAAAATACATTAATGATCACACTGGTACCACAGAATTCTAGGAATATAACTTCAGGCAACGAAAACTTACCTTCCAATTTGAAACAAGTGAAACCTAAATTTCAACTACCAATGACACACTTTTCAAAACCTACAACCCCAACTTCAAGTACTACTGCAAGTGTCACTACCAATAGCCCAATCTATTCAGGATTTACCTCTAGCCACATACCTTTTGAAGCACTTTCAGAAAACAAGCCAGTACGTCAAATCTTTAGCTCAATTGCAACACCTTTACCCACCCCTCAAAATCAAGCAACTACAGCATATGCTCCTAACACCAACCCTCTGTCACATCATTTTCCTTCAACATTAAAACCTTCCACttatcatttaaataaaaattctgaaataaaatattcaaatccAATCTTGCAACAACCACATACCTCTAACATTCACAACTCTAATTTGAAGATTGATTCTTTTGTCACAACAACAAGGACTCCTcacaaaagtaattttgtaaCCATAAACTGGAGAGACTCAATCCCAGATGAGAATTCACCTCATCAACTTTCTGATAACCAAGGAAGATCGAAAATAAAAGGCTTTATGCCTGAAGCATCGTCAAGGATTACAATTATTGAAGCCACTCCAATGCCAAAAGAAGGAGAAGTGTTTCCAACAGCTAAGTATTTCAAGACAATGCCATCAAGTCCAAAGACTACAACCCCAGGTTATGATCATGCAGCAACACAAGAAATAACAACCATACCTACAAGTTCTCCATCTATACTCTTATGGAGGAATAATGCAACACCCTCATCACTTGTGACAACAAAACAAGTTCTGATGCCAGGACATTTAAACCACAGAACAATGACCATGCTGCCTAAAGTGGACTCTGGTCTAACAATAAACAATGATGGCCAAAATCTTACAAAACATTCACAAAATCACACAAATAAATTCAAGATAACATATAATTCTCCTGCAAGAAAAATATCCCATGCACACAAAACAGAAAAACCAGCACTAGAAATGGAGGCACTTTCTACTTCACTGATATCTTCAACTTTGATCAAAATGACAGACAATCAACATATCCCTAACAGAAATCCTGCAGAAGAAACAGGGGAAACAAATACATATCAAAGAGTGTCTACAGTAGAAGCAACAGAGCAGAAACCACAAGCATTAAGTACAGATTTACAAAAAACACTACATGCAAGCAGTCTTTCTCAAAACAGTTCTCAAAACACTAAGTCTGACCAAGAAAAAACTTTGATTAGCACCACTTCTTCAACTACCAGACCACTCCTAGCAGGAAGACAAACAAGATACAATTCTTTGCAACGTCTGAGAGACTTCATGGCtagtaaaagaaatgataaaaacgaAACTTCTACAACAGAACCTACAACTTTACCTACCTACCATCTCAGCACAAGTTCTCCATTACCTAACACTACGCCAACACAAATCACTAGCCCTTCTCTTCATCATACTTCATACAGAAGCAGTAAGCAAAGAGTGAGATTATCTACAACAATAACTCCACCTCAAAGGACAACCCCTACAACAAGACAACCCTGGTACACACTGACAACTACAACTTTGCCAACAGCCACAGCATCAATAAGTCATTCATCTGATCCCTCAAACTTCAAACAGACTGACCATGAGCTAAGTGGAAGCAGCTCAAAAACGAGTTACGAATGGCGTCCACCTATTCATGATGTTGATTTACAAGACCATCCTGAAATGTTTGATTTATACAACTGGGAATCTGCAAAAGTTGACAAAGCACAAGACAGATATGATACTAGCTCAAATCTTCATTATGAAAGTGAAGCTGATGAAAAACATACAAATTCATGGCTACCTGGGCAAAATCCACAAGCCTCAAGTCACATCAGAATACCTCGTAGCAACCCCATCATCATCTTGAAAGAGAAGCAAGCACTTTCAAGTTCAATACCTCAG GTCCAAGATGATACAACAACATTTGGTCACATCAACAGAGCTTGGAAAAACCTCAAGGAAAATTCGGGACACAACAAAAAACGTTAA